The following proteins are encoded in a genomic region of Paenibacillus sp. FSL R7-0273:
- the serS gene encoding serine--tRNA ligase, which yields MLDMNWIRENQELVRNTALWKRAGFPLEELLEWDDKRRALRRDTEQHRAERNKLTKKVELLLRQGNPAAGEQAKEQVRALNALLGTLEAELAEAERRCGELQLLVPNPVSADTPIGKDDSENVELRRNGTLPQFGFAPRDHVELGELHGILDIPRGVKAGGPRSYVLKGAGLDLHLAVQRLALDVLAQRGFTAMDVPVLVRPEALERTGFFPGGRDQTYELNGENRWLAGTSEVSLVSLYSDEIVELEEPLRLAGMSACFRREVGSAGRDVRGLYRVHQFSKIEQVVFCRNNPEDSEQMLQEILANAEHILQLLELPYRVVAVCSGDMSLKTHKQYDVETWMPSRDAFGETHSASNLHDFQARRSNIRYRDEQGRLQYCHTLNNTAVATPRILIPLLENHQQEDGSVYIPAALRKYMNGLEKLELRQT from the coding sequence ATGTTAGACATGAACTGGATCAGGGAAAATCAAGAGCTTGTGAGAAATACGGCACTTTGGAAAAGAGCCGGGTTTCCGCTGGAGGAGCTGCTGGAATGGGACGACAAGCGGCGGGCGCTGCGCCGCGACACCGAGCAGCATCGTGCGGAGCGCAACAAGCTGACCAAGAAGGTTGAGCTGCTGCTGCGCCAGGGCAATCCTGCCGCCGGAGAGCAGGCCAAGGAGCAGGTGCGGGCACTCAATGCCTTGCTCGGCACGCTGGAGGCCGAGCTGGCAGAGGCCGAGCGCCGCTGCGGTGAACTGCAGCTGCTCGTCCCTAATCCCGTATCGGCGGACACGCCGATCGGTAAGGACGACAGCGAGAACGTTGAGCTCCGCCGCAACGGAACGCTGCCGCAGTTCGGCTTCGCCCCGCGCGATCATGTCGAGCTGGGCGAGCTGCACGGCATCCTCGATATCCCGCGCGGCGTCAAAGCCGGCGGCCCGCGCAGCTATGTGCTGAAGGGCGCGGGGCTCGATCTCCATCTCGCCGTGCAGCGGCTGGCACTGGATGTACTGGCACAGCGCGGCTTCACGGCGATGGATGTGCCGGTACTTGTCCGTCCGGAGGCGCTGGAGCGGACGGGGTTTTTCCCCGGCGGACGGGATCAGACCTACGAGCTGAACGGGGAAAACCGCTGGCTCGCCGGCACATCGGAGGTGTCGCTGGTCTCGCTGTACAGCGACGAGATTGTGGAGCTGGAAGAGCCGCTGCGGCTGGCCGGAATGTCGGCCTGCTTCCGCCGCGAGGTCGGCTCGGCCGGACGCGATGTGCGCGGCCTGTACCGGGTGCACCAGTTCTCGAAGATTGAGCAGGTTGTATTCTGCCGCAATAACCCGGAGGACTCGGAGCAGATGCTGCAGGAAATTCTAGCGAATGCCGAGCATATTCTGCAGCTGCTGGAGCTGCCTTACCGCGTAGTTGCCGTGTGCAGCGGCGACATGTCGCTGAAGACGCATAAGCAATATGATGTGGAGACCTGGATGCCCAGCCGGGATGCCTTCGGCGAAACCCACTCGGCCTCGAACCTGCATGACTTCCAGGCCCGGCGCTCGAACATCCGCTACCGTGACGAGCAGGGCCGGCTGCAGTATTGCCACACGCTGAATAATACTGCCGTGGCCACGCCGCGGATTCTTATACCGCTGCTGGAGAACCATCAGCAGGAGGACGGATCGGTCTATATTCCGGCGGCGCTGCGGAAGTATATGAACGGGCTGGAGAAGCTGGAGCTACGGCAGACATGA
- the ssuE gene encoding NADPH-dependent FMN reductase, whose protein sequence is MAKIVVINGTPSLVSRINAVIEYAEADLRGRGFEVERINVAELPAEDLIHTKFESEAIVKANGLVAEADAVIVVSPVYKASYTGVLKTFLDLVPQKGLAGKIVLPLFMGGSLAHLLAIDYSLKPVLSVLGARHILGGVYAVDSQAVRNDQGVVELADELQLRLNSVLEELAEETAAKAARKAAE, encoded by the coding sequence GTGGCCAAAATAGTTGTAATCAACGGAACGCCATCCCTGGTATCGCGGATTAACGCGGTTATCGAATATGCAGAGGCGGATCTGCGCGGGCGCGGTTTTGAAGTAGAACGGATTAATGTGGCCGAGCTTCCGGCAGAGGACCTGATTCATACCAAGTTCGAGAGTGAAGCGATTGTAAAAGCGAACGGGCTCGTAGCCGAGGCTGATGCCGTGATTGTTGTAAGTCCGGTATATAAGGCTTCCTACACGGGTGTGCTGAAAACCTTCCTCGATCTTGTCCCGCAGAAAGGGCTGGCCGGTAAAATCGTGCTTCCGCTCTTCATGGGCGGCAGCCTGGCGCATCTGCTGGCGATCGACTACTCGCTGAAGCCCGTACTGTCTGTTCTGGGTGCCCGCCATATTCTGGGCGGCGTATATGCCGTTGATTCCCAGGCGGTGCGCAACGACCAGGGTGTTGTCGAGCTGGCTGATGAGCTCCAGCTGCGCCTGAACAGCGTGCTGGAGGAGCTGGCAGAGGAGACCGCGGCGAAGGCTGCGCGTAAAGCCGCAGAGTAA
- the nrdG gene encoding anaerobic ribonucleoside-triphosphate reductase activating protein produces MNICGYYPESINEGEGMRAVIFLSGCRHRCPGCFNPKTWNFNFGEPFTLERQREIIAEMAANPLLDGLTLAGGDPFFSADEACGFLRELRAELPDFPVWIYTGYTYEELTAAPGSPEWNLLALCQVVIDGRFVEELKDTTLPYRGSSNQRIIDIPASLAGSEVVHWQPAVL; encoded by the coding sequence ATGAATATCTGCGGCTACTATCCGGAGTCTATAAATGAAGGAGAGGGCATGCGGGCGGTTATTTTCTTGAGCGGCTGCCGCCACCGCTGCCCCGGCTGCTTCAATCCGAAGACCTGGAACTTCAATTTCGGCGAGCCGTTCACGCTGGAGCGCCAGCGCGAGATTATCGCCGAGATGGCAGCCAATCCGCTGCTGGATGGACTGACGCTGGCTGGCGGCGATCCTTTTTTCTCGGCGGATGAAGCCTGCGGCTTCCTCCGTGAGCTCCGTGCCGAGCTGCCGGACTTCCCGGTCTGGATTTATACCGGCTACACGTACGAAGAGCTGACCGCCGCTCCGGGCTCGCCGGAATGGAACCTGCTGGCTTTATGCCAGGTGGTAATTGACGGCCGGTTCGTCGAGGAGCTCAAGGACACCACGCTTCCTTACCGGGGCAGCAGCAACCAGCGGATTATCGATATACCGGCCAGTCTGGCCGGCAGCGAGGTTGTGCACTGGCAGCCGGCAGTGCTGTAA
- a CDS encoding anaerobic ribonucleoside triphosphate reductase gives MTLLEKRHNSGQAAQEVLLNELIHLGRDIIDSADLDLLRENANLNGESFSGKMSKFGSEYSKWYARNFTMPPQLVQATLDNVVYVHDLDQYAIGTTNCIFIPFEKLLREGFNTGNGSVRPPNSIMTAMSLVAIIFQSQQNAQYGGVSANKLDFDLAPYVTKSFAKLFRKGLSYFEEGEAGEITGEITMSRSDLAEQYPRSFRFAQKETESETLQAAESMIHNLNTMSSRSGGQIPFTSINYGTCTTPEGQLVISSLLTATMNGLGSGETPVFPIQIFKCKQGVNQQQGDPNYELFLKAAECSARRLYPNFANLDAPLNLQYYDPADPDTEFATMGCRTRVLGDRFGRNHCSGKGNLSFNTLNLVRLGLAHGTITGRRLAADEEGFYDDLNHYMDIALEGLLHRFRIQAAQKAKASDFMMREGVWEGGEALAPEDIVGDLLKHGSLSLGFIGMAECMKAMYGKHHGEDMEVHAKALAIVRHMREYCDRKSEELDLNITLFATPAEGLSGKFTKVDRKVLGSIPGVTDREYYTNSFHIPVYHELGAAQKISLEAPFHEYCNAGAISYVELNGNARSNPAAFVKIIKYALEQQISYFSINHPIDRCSGCGYEGVIGTNCPSCDAHEHDVHIRRLRRVTGYLTGDYQTRFNAAKQAEVRDRIKHL, from the coding sequence ATGACGCTGCTGGAGAAACGGCACAATAGCGGACAAGCTGCACAGGAGGTTCTTCTGAATGAATTAATACATTTAGGCCGGGATATTATTGACAGCGCCGATCTGGATCTGCTGCGTGAGAACGCCAACCTGAACGGAGAAAGCTTTTCCGGTAAAATGAGTAAATTCGGCAGTGAGTATTCCAAATGGTATGCCCGCAATTTCACCATGCCGCCGCAGCTCGTACAGGCAACGCTCGATAATGTGGTATATGTGCACGATCTGGACCAATACGCTATCGGAACAACCAACTGTATCTTCATTCCCTTCGAAAAGCTGCTCCGCGAAGGCTTCAATACCGGTAACGGCAGTGTCCGCCCGCCGAACTCGATTATGACGGCAATGTCGCTGGTGGCGATTATTTTCCAGTCCCAGCAGAATGCCCAGTATGGCGGCGTTTCGGCCAACAAGCTTGATTTTGACCTCGCCCCTTATGTGACCAAATCCTTCGCCAAGCTGTTCCGCAAAGGACTCAGCTACTTCGAGGAGGGTGAAGCCGGTGAAATTACCGGCGAAATCACTATGAGCCGCAGTGATCTGGCTGAGCAGTATCCGCGCTCCTTCCGTTTCGCCCAGAAAGAAACAGAGAGCGAAACCCTGCAGGCAGCAGAGAGCATGATTCACAACCTGAATACGATGTCCAGCCGTTCGGGCGGACAGATTCCTTTTACAAGCATTAACTATGGTACCTGCACAACTCCGGAAGGACAGCTGGTTATCAGCTCCCTGCTGACCGCAACGATGAACGGCCTTGGCAGCGGTGAGACGCCGGTGTTCCCGATTCAGATTTTCAAATGCAAGCAGGGTGTCAACCAGCAGCAGGGCGACCCGAACTATGAGCTGTTCCTGAAGGCGGCTGAATGCTCGGCGCGCAGACTGTATCCGAACTTTGCCAACCTGGATGCGCCGCTCAATCTGCAGTACTATGATCCGGCTGATCCGGATACGGAATTCGCAACAATGGGCTGCCGCACGCGGGTGCTCGGTGACCGTTTTGGACGCAATCACTGCTCCGGCAAGGGCAACCTGTCCTTTAACACACTGAACCTGGTCCGCCTCGGGCTTGCCCACGGCACTATTACAGGACGCCGGCTGGCGGCTGATGAAGAAGGCTTTTATGATGACCTTAACCACTATATGGATATTGCGCTGGAAGGCCTGCTGCACCGTTTCCGTATCCAGGCAGCCCAGAAGGCCAAGGCCTCTGACTTTATGATGCGTGAGGGCGTATGGGAAGGCGGCGAGGCGCTCGCTCCCGAGGATATCGTAGGCGATCTGCTCAAGCACGGCAGCCTCTCCCTCGGCTTCATCGGGATGGCAGAATGCATGAAGGCAATGTACGGCAAGCACCACGGCGAGGACATGGAGGTTCACGCCAAAGCGCTGGCCATCGTCCGCCACATGCGTGAATACTGCGACCGTAAGAGCGAAGAGCTGGATCTGAACATTACTCTGTTCGCTACACCGGCTGAAGGCCTGTCCGGCAAGTTCACCAAGGTGGACCGCAAGGTGCTGGGCTCGATCCCGGGCGTAACGGACCGTGAATATTATACGAACTCGTTCCACATCCCTGTATATCATGAGCTTGGCGCAGCCCAGAAGATCAGTCTGGAGGCCCCGTTCCATGAATACTGCAACGCCGGCGCAATCTCCTACGTGGAGCTGAACGGGAACGCGCGGAGCAACCCGGCGGCTTTTGTAAAAATCATTAAGTACGCGCTGGAGCAGCAGATCAGCTATTTCAGCATCAACCACCCGATTGACCGCTGCTCCGGCTGCGGCTATGAAGGGGTTATCGGCACGAACTGCCCTTCCTGTGACGCTCATGAGCATGACGTGCATATCCGCCGGCTGCGCCGGGTAACCGGATATCTGACCGGCGACTACCAGACCCGCTTCAATGCTGCCAAGCAGGCTGAAGTGAGAGACCGCATCAAGCATCTATGA
- a CDS encoding MTH1187 family thiamine-binding protein: protein MAIGEVTVIPIGTGSTSLSSYVADMQRVLQTVEGITFELTSMGTIIEGPVSRILAAVEALHESPFNAGAQRVSTSLKIDDRRDKPSTSRSKLQSVVNKLQEE, encoded by the coding sequence ATGGCAATCGGCGAAGTTACAGTCATTCCAATCGGTACAGGCAGCACCAGTCTCAGCAGCTATGTGGCCGATATGCAGCGTGTGCTGCAGACAGTGGAGGGGATCACCTTTGAGCTGACCTCCATGGGGACGATTATCGAGGGCCCGGTATCCAGGATTTTGGCCGCTGTAGAGGCGCTGCATGAGTCTCCGTTCAATGCCGGGGCACAGCGCGTGTCCACCTCACTTAAGATCGACGACCGCCGTGACAAGCCATCCACGAGCCGCAGCAAGCTGCAATCGGTAGTCAACAAGCTGCAGGAAGAATAG
- a CDS encoding VanZ family protein, protein MFQGKMRTVAWIGFGLYTALTLFFLFVGFNRSSTLPETGLRYQLVFDGIPLRFPGGGYLSLWVFNLGNYLAFVPFGLVIPLLIRCRFLPFLLIFLAAITGVELIQMVTHLGSFDINDIVINTLGAIVGYSAQRLIRRDRTTQKGLLKLLFSGVVLTSIVYSAVSGINYYLDHGHGEIKALDQLPLEHGEVRWEARFNGFTAGQERIEPAFNLYSRDNPRNHEFSLHLDGQYKEFSGNIAVPDDAINAMGSGSSRVIISADGEVIYSIDINIGTGGNQPESFRVPLEGKQELTIAVFNDAADSRTNAVLWDLTLTEANTGQKLAARIHRFLGGE, encoded by the coding sequence ATGTTTCAAGGAAAAATGAGAACTGTCGCCTGGATCGGGTTTGGGCTATACACAGCTCTTACTCTATTTTTCTTATTCGTTGGCTTTAACCGCTCATCGACTCTGCCAGAGACGGGCTTGCGGTATCAATTGGTATTTGACGGGATTCCGCTGCGGTTTCCGGGCGGTGGATATTTGAGCCTTTGGGTCTTCAACCTCGGTAACTATCTGGCATTCGTACCATTCGGGCTAGTGATTCCGCTGCTGATCCGCTGCCGGTTCCTGCCGTTCCTCTTGATCTTTTTAGCAGCCATTACCGGGGTTGAGCTGATCCAGATGGTGACCCATTTGGGCTCTTTTGATATCAATGATATCGTCATTAATACGCTGGGTGCGATTGTAGGCTATAGCGCCCAGCGGCTGATCCGCCGCGATCGTACAACGCAAAAAGGTTTACTCAAGCTCCTGTTCTCCGGAGTGGTTTTGACGTCGATCGTCTACTCCGCCGTGAGTGGTATCAATTATTATCTGGATCATGGCCACGGTGAGATTAAGGCGCTGGACCAGCTCCCCCTTGAGCATGGCGAAGTGCGGTGGGAAGCACGCTTCAACGGTTTCACTGCAGGGCAGGAGCGGATCGAACCGGCGTTCAATCTATACAGCCGCGATAATCCGAGAAATCACGAGTTCTCACTGCACCTAGATGGACAGTATAAAGAATTTTCCGGTAATATTGCCGTCCCTGACGACGCGATAAATGCGATGGGCAGCGGCAGCAGCCGCGTCATTATTAGCGCCGACGGAGAAGTGATTTACTCCATAGATATCAATATCGGCACGGGCGGAAATCAGCCGGAATCCTTCAGAGTGCCGCTTGAAGGCAAGCAGGAGCTCACGATTGCCGTTTTCAACGATGCCGCCGACTCCCGAACCAATGCGGTACTCTGGGATCTCACGCTTACGGAAGCCAACACCGGCCAAAAGCTGGCAGCACGAATTCATCGTTTTCTTGGCGGAGAATAG
- a CDS encoding TetR/AcrR family transcriptional regulator, translated as MNEKTDRRILRTRTLLRKVLLDLASEKPLETITVKELTETAGLNRGTFYLHYQDIHDFYEQYKNEVLEQFGSIIKKLGHTRESKEPFIDPPSGYVRPFEYVLEQRHYFKIFLGFGGDTNLPLQMTELINQQFINAYRVNHQQVKSADIPVKQQYLFAYLASAYVGTMQFWIQRDFDLSPAEMTVLFSQISRLGSAHVTISV; from the coding sequence GTGAACGAAAAAACAGACCGCCGGATTCTAAGGACCCGGACTCTTTTACGAAAGGTTTTGCTTGATCTGGCGTCAGAAAAGCCACTTGAAACCATCACTGTTAAAGAACTGACGGAAACAGCCGGATTAAACAGAGGGACCTTTTATCTGCACTATCAGGACATTCATGATTTTTATGAGCAGTATAAAAATGAGGTGCTGGAGCAATTCGGCAGCATTATAAAGAAGCTTGGCCACACCCGTGAAAGCAAGGAACCTTTTATCGACCCGCCCTCAGGCTATGTACGCCCATTCGAGTATGTCCTTGAGCAAAGGCATTATTTTAAAATATTCCTCGGCTTCGGAGGCGACACCAATCTCCCCCTTCAAATGACCGAGCTGATCAATCAACAGTTTATTAATGCCTATCGCGTAAATCATCAACAGGTTAAGTCCGCAGATATCCCTGTAAAGCAACAGTACTTATTTGCCTATCTTGCTTCAGCCTATGTGGGGACGATGCAATTCTGGATTCAACGGGATTTCGATTTATCTCCAGCAGAGATGACGGTTTTATTCTCACAGATTTCGAGGCTGGGATCCGCGCATGTTACAATTTCTGTGTAA
- a CDS encoding MDR family MFS transporter, with translation MNSQYNQNKLSQRRPFLLTLMAIIPGMMMVMIDSTAMNVAIPSLAKDFGVSFDALQWVITGYMLAMSVTIPLAGWFSDRFGSAKAYIITIILFVVGSLLCALAQNSLQLTVCRILQGLGGGMVQPIGMAMIFRLAPENKKGQVMGMLGVPMLLAPASGPVLSGWLLESTGWQWIFLINLPLGALTVYLGIRYLLKANALRPAQPAYDKQALDIAGFFLAPVAFVLLALSMNVDGSQWFLWLLRAVSVLLLIWLWFHETRHPQPILALKAFREVSFRRGMLVSWIQYAALNGSLVFIPQYLQHFKGYSPFQAGLVMSMLAITSGLLMPVGGRLFDKVGIRPLAGLGLGTISLALLLLSQLGQNVGGGLIGGMVGLLGIGMGLCMMSLNTYILQSAPSELISRVTPLTSASSNLVIPIAIAGLSNFLALRANAQITVAGGSAALAEMRGYSDTFLLAACIALAGALFSLLLGSKRHS, from the coding sequence ATGAATAGTCAGTACAATCAAAACAAGCTGTCTCAACGGAGGCCGTTCCTGCTTACGCTTATGGCTATTATTCCCGGAATGATGATGGTGATGATAGACAGCACTGCCATGAATGTAGCCATCCCCAGCCTGGCTAAGGATTTTGGGGTTTCCTTTGATGCCTTGCAATGGGTAATTACGGGTTATATGTTAGCCATGTCGGTTACTATTCCGCTGGCTGGCTGGTTCTCGGACAGGTTCGGTTCAGCAAAAGCTTATATCATAACCATTATCTTGTTTGTTGTCGGATCCTTGCTATGTGCGCTGGCCCAGAATTCCTTGCAGTTAACGGTCTGCCGGATCCTTCAAGGGCTTGGTGGGGGAATGGTTCAGCCGATAGGAATGGCTATGATATTCCGCCTTGCACCGGAGAATAAGAAAGGGCAGGTCATGGGGATGCTGGGTGTCCCGATGCTGCTGGCACCGGCCTCCGGACCGGTTCTATCCGGCTGGCTGTTAGAATCAACAGGCTGGCAGTGGATTTTTCTCATCAATCTTCCTTTAGGAGCACTTACTGTTTATTTAGGGATACGTTATTTGCTAAAGGCGAATGCACTACGGCCGGCCCAACCCGCTTATGATAAGCAAGCGTTAGATATAGCCGGCTTTTTTCTGGCTCCTGTAGCCTTTGTTTTACTCGCTTTAAGCATGAATGTGGATGGCTCCCAATGGTTTCTTTGGTTATTGAGGGCAGTGAGTGTCCTATTGCTGATCTGGCTGTGGTTTCATGAGACAAGGCATCCGCAGCCCATTCTGGCTCTGAAGGCATTCAGAGAAGTTAGCTTTCGGAGAGGGATGCTTGTAAGCTGGATTCAATATGCAGCTCTAAACGGATCTCTGGTATTTATCCCGCAGTACCTTCAGCATTTTAAAGGATATAGCCCGTTTCAGGCAGGTCTGGTCATGAGTATGCTGGCTATCACGTCTGGGCTGCTTATGCCGGTTGGCGGGAGGCTTTTTGATAAGGTGGGTATACGCCCGCTTGCCGGCTTGGGTTTAGGGACGATATCCCTGGCGTTATTACTGCTTTCACAGTTAGGCCAGAACGTAGGAGGAGGGCTGATTGGGGGAATGGTGGGGCTGCTCGGAATTGGAATGGGGCTATGTATGATGTCTCTGAATACCTATATCCTGCAATCCGCTCCTTCGGAGCTAATCAGCCGTGTTACACCCCTGACCTCAGCAAGCTCCAACCTGGTAATCCCTATTGCTATTGCTGGTCTGAGCAACTTCCTGGCACTCCGGGCGAACGCGCAGATAACGGTGGCAGGCGGTAGTGCAGCATTGGCAGAAATGAGAGGATACTCTGATACTTTCTTGTTAGCCGCTTGCATTGCTTTGGCAGGAGCATTGTTCAGTCTGCTGCTGGGGTCAAAACGTCATTCGTAG
- the nrdF gene encoding class 1b ribonucleoside-diphosphate reductase subunit beta has translation MSAIQAVNWNRPDDDFSLMFWNQNIMQFWTDDEIPLSDDKMSWLTLSDTEKDSYMKVLGGLTLLDTIQGGVGMPQIMEHVDGLQRKAVLGFMGMMEQIHAKSYSSIFTTLASTEEIDGIFRWVEDNTFLQFKAQTISEYYKKIETPKDLYLAMAASVLLESYLFYSGFFYPLYLAGQGKMTCSGEIIDLILRDESIHGVYVGVLAQEIFEDLSEDDQRDVYQTLVGLLRLLHANEEQYTEQIYAPIGLVEEVKTFLRYNANKAMMNLGHDPLFGEEEINPIVQNGISTHTKQHDFFSKKGNGYVRALNVEPLRDEDFSF, from the coding sequence ATGAGCGCAATTCAAGCCGTGAACTGGAACCGTCCCGACGACGACTTCTCGCTGATGTTCTGGAACCAGAATATTATGCAGTTCTGGACCGACGACGAAATTCCATTATCCGATGACAAAATGTCCTGGCTGACGCTGAGCGACACCGAAAAGGACTCTTATATGAAGGTGCTGGGCGGGCTCACCCTGCTCGACACCATTCAAGGCGGCGTAGGGATGCCGCAGATCATGGAGCATGTAGACGGCTTGCAGCGCAAGGCGGTGCTCGGCTTCATGGGGATGATGGAGCAGATTCATGCGAAGTCCTACAGCAGTATCTTTACGACGCTGGCTTCGACTGAGGAGATCGACGGCATCTTCCGCTGGGTGGAGGACAACACGTTCCTGCAGTTCAAAGCCCAGACCATTTCCGAGTATTACAAAAAAATTGAAACACCTAAGGATCTCTATCTGGCGATGGCGGCTTCCGTCCTGCTGGAGAGCTACCTGTTCTACAGCGGATTCTTCTACCCGCTCTACCTGGCCGGCCAGGGCAAAATGACCTGCAGCGGCGAAATCATCGACCTGATCCTGCGCGACGAGAGCATCCACGGCGTTTATGTCGGCGTGCTGGCCCAGGAGATTTTTGAGGACCTGTCCGAGGACGACCAGCGTGACGTCTACCAGACACTCGTTGGGCTGCTGCGCCTGCTGCATGCGAACGAGGAGCAATATACCGAGCAGATCTACGCGCCAATCGGACTTGTAGAGGAAGTGAAGACCTTCCTGCGCTACAATGCCAACAAGGCGATGATGAACCTGGGTCACGACCCGCTTTTTGGCGAGGAAGAGATCAACCCGATCGTCCAGAACGGGATCAGCACCCACACCAAGCAGCATGACTTTTTCTCCAAAAAAGGCAACGGCTATGTCCGCGCGCTGAACGTGGAGCCGCTGCGTGACGAGGACTTTAGTTTCTAA